A window of the Gorilla gorilla gorilla isolate KB3781 chromosome 8, NHGRI_mGorGor1-v2.1_pri, whole genome shotgun sequence genome harbors these coding sequences:
- the LOC129525086 gene encoding ragulator complex protein LAMTOR5-like, producing MEATLEQHLEDTMKNPSIVGVLCTDSQGLNLGWRGTLSDEHAGVISVPPQQAAKLTSDPTDIPVVCLESDNGNIIIQKHDGIVAVHKMAS from the coding sequence ATGGAGGCAACCTTGGAGCAGCACTTGGAAGACACAATGAAGAATCCCTCCATTGTTGGAGTCCTGTGCACAGATTCACAAGGACTTAATCTGGGTTGGCGTGGGACCCTGTCAGATGAGCATGCTGGAGTGATATCTGTTCCACCCCAGCAAGCAGCTAAGCTAACCTCTGACCCCACTGATATTCCTGTGGTATGTCTAGAATCAGATAATGGGAACATTATTATCCAGAAACATGATGGCATAGTGGCAGTGCACAAAATGGCCTCTTGA